AGAGCGCGCATTGGTCGCTTGCCAAGCGGATCGAGGCCGAGAAGGAGGCGTTCGGCTTCTTCTTCTCCTCCCATCCGCTCGATCGCTATGCGCACCTGGCCCGCGGGCAGGGCGCGCGACCGATCGCAGCGCTGGGCGAGGTTCCGGTGGCGGAGGGGGCGCGGTCGGGCGCGACGATCGCGGCGCTCGTCGAGGACGCCCGTTGGCGAACCTCGGCGCGCGGCAATCGCTACCTGATGATGACGCTCAGCGATCAGTCGGGGCAGGTGCCGGCGACGTGTTTCGACGAAGCGGTGTCGAAGGATCTGGAAGAGGCGAGCCGCGAGGGCGGCTGCGGGCTGATGACCGTCGAACTCGATCGCCGTGCGGGCGAGGACAGCGCGCGCGTCACGGTGCGGCGAATTCGACCGCTCGAGGACATGGCACAGAACGCGCGGATGAGCCTCACTTGCGTCGTCGATACGTCGAACGCGTGGGCGCATCTGGCGACGCTGCTCGACCCGGCGCGCGGCGGCCGGGGCGAGGTGCGCGCGCAGGTGCCGCTACCGGACGGGGGCGAGGCGATCCTGGTCGTCGGCCGTGATTTCAGGATCGATCCGGAATTGGCGAGCGCAATCGGGCGGGTTTCGGGTGTCCGCGACGTTGCACTGACGACGGAGCCGGGTCTGTCGCTCGCCGGCTGAGACGCTGCAAGCCCGCTACTGACGGACCTTGATCATCCGTTCGCCTGGCGCTTGGCGAAGGGCATTTCTTGCACGTACGGTCCGATATCAAAGGCGCGACCGGCGCTTTGTGAAGCAAGCCGGCGGACCAAGCCTTGCCAACGCCTATCGACCTGCGGCACTCTCTTTCGAAAGATCGGTATGAAGGAGAGAGGCGATGCTCGGTGCGATGCAGGACGTGGAGCTCAGGATTCCTCTGCTGCTCGATCACGCTGCCCGCGAGCATGGCAGCCGCGAGATCGTCACGCGCTGGGCCGATGGTCGCACGACGCGGACAGACTGGGCCGGCGTTCACCGCGACGCCCGGCGACTGGCGCAGGCGCTCGAGCGGCTGGGCGTCAAAAAGGGTGACCGCGTCGCTACGCTGGCGATGAACCATGTCGGCCATTTGGTGGCATGGTATGGTGTGATCGGGATGGGCGGGGTGATCCATACGGTCAACCCGCGGCTGTTCGACGACCAGCTGGCCTTCATCGCCAATCATGCCGAAGACCAAGTGCTGCTGTACGACGCGATGTTCGCCCCGATCGTCGAGCGCATGAAGCCCCAATGGACGACGATCCGCCATTACGTCTGCTTCGACAACGGCGAATATGACGCGCTGCTCGATGCCGAGGACGGCGACTATCAATGGGTGACCGGACCGGAGCGCGAGCCGTGCCTGCTGTGCTACACCAGCGGGACGACCGGCGATCCCAAGGGCGTGCTCTATACCCATCGCTCCAACATGATTCATGCACTGGCCGAATTGCAGCCGGCGGTGTTCGACCTCGACAGCCGGGCGGTCGCGCTGCCGATCGTGCCGATGTTCCACGCGGTCGGCTGGGGCCTGCCGTTCGCCAGCGCCGCGGCCGGGATCAAGATCGTCTTCTCCGCGGTCAACGACCCCAAAGTGCTGTGTGCGCTGATGAACGACGAGAAGGTGACGCACACCGCGGGCGTGCCCACCGTCTGGCTGGCGATGTTCCAGCACATGGACGCGACCGGCGAATCGCCCAAGCATCTGAAAGTGGTGACGATCGGCGGCTCGGCCGCGCCGCGCGCGATGATCGAGCGGATCATGAACATGGGCGTGCGGGTCAATCACGCCTGGGGCATGACCGAGACCTCGCCGATCGGGACGATGGGGGCGCCGAGCCCCGACTGGGACGAACTGACGTTCGAACAGAAGGTCGACCAGACCGTTCGCCAGGGGCGTGTGCCCTTCGGGGTCGAACTGCGCATCGTCGATGATGAGGATCACGTCCTGCCGCGTGACGGCGAAGCGACCGGGCGTTTGCAGATTCGCGGACCGTGGATCGTCCAGCGCTATTTCAAAGGCGAGACGGACTGCGTGACCGCCGACGGCTGGTTCGACACCGGCGATGTCGCTGCGCTGCACCCCGACGGCACGATGCGGATCACCGACCGATCGAAGGACGTGATCAAGTCGGGCGGCGAATGGATCAGCTCTGTGGAACTCGAAAATGCCGCAGTAGGCTGTCCCGGCGTAGCCGAAGCGGCGGCGATCGGCGTGCGGCATCCGAAGTGGGACGAGCGGCCGATCCTGCTGGTCGTGCGGAAGCCCGGAAGCGCCGTGACCCCGGCGGAGATCACCGCACATCTTGCGAAGTTTGTCGCGAAATGGTGGCTGCCGGACAAAATCGTTTTTGTCGACGAATTGCCGCACACCGCGACGGGCAAGCTGCTGAAGACCGCCATCCGCGAGAAGTACCGCGACTACCGGCTTGCGGCGGCCTAACGCGCAGCGCGCGGTCATAATACGTCATCCCCGCGAAGGCGCGGATCGATTAGCGCTGGACGCCTTGAGGCTCATGTCTTTCAGCGCCAATTGATCTCCGCCTTAGCAGGGACGACGGCGCTCGTTTTACCGCTCCGGCGGCTTCGTCTCGTCCTTGTCGTCTGGCGTCTGCGCCTCTTCGCTCGCGCCACCGGCAGCGGTGCCGGCAGTATCAGGCACGGCGGATTCACCACCCAGGATTGTATCGTCCGGCTGCGGGGGATTGGGGTCGGTCATCGCACTCTCCTTCGCCCCCTCCAACGAGCGACCACCGTCTCTCGATCCCGCCTCAGAACAACTCACCTTGCGGGCCGGCCGGACGGCGGAACAGGTCGGTGCGCAGCCGGTCCCGTTCGCTGTTCAGGCCGTGCTTGCGGCATGCGATGTGGAACCGCGTCCGTAAAAGATCCGCCCACGGGCCGCTGCCACGCATGCGCGAAAAGAAATTCGGATCGTTCCGCTTACCTTCGCGCATCGATGCGATCGTCGCCATCACCTTTGCCTTGCGGTCGGGATAATGCGTGTCCAGCCACGCTTCGAACAGCGGCGCGACCTCCCAGGGCAGGCGCACCGGAATGAACCCCGCCGCGCAGGCGCCAGCCACCGCCCCGCGCGCGATCAGCCGTTCGA
The nucleotide sequence above comes from Roseomonas aeriglobus. Encoded proteins:
- a CDS encoding long-chain fatty acid--CoA ligase, whose amino-acid sequence is MLGAMQDVELRIPLLLDHAAREHGSREIVTRWADGRTTRTDWAGVHRDARRLAQALERLGVKKGDRVATLAMNHVGHLVAWYGVIGMGGVIHTVNPRLFDDQLAFIANHAEDQVLLYDAMFAPIVERMKPQWTTIRHYVCFDNGEYDALLDAEDGDYQWVTGPEREPCLLCYTSGTTGDPKGVLYTHRSNMIHALAELQPAVFDLDSRAVALPIVPMFHAVGWGLPFASAAAGIKIVFSAVNDPKVLCALMNDEKVTHTAGVPTVWLAMFQHMDATGESPKHLKVVTIGGSAAPRAMIERIMNMGVRVNHAWGMTETSPIGTMGAPSPDWDELTFEQKVDQTVRQGRVPFGVELRIVDDEDHVLPRDGEATGRLQIRGPWIVQRYFKGETDCVTADGWFDTGDVAALHPDGTMRITDRSKDVIKSGGEWISSVELENAAVGCPGVAEAAAIGVRHPKWDERPILLVVRKPGSAVTPAEITAHLAKFVAKWWLPDKIVFVDELPHTATGKLLKTAIREKYRDYRLAAA